Proteins encoded in a region of the Granulicella sibirica genome:
- a CDS encoding HAD-IA family hydrolase, whose amino-acid sequence MELKPWPEVAAMVRTLRERGTRLAILSNTTAAMMHACVKASGLESAFDFQLSTDHVKAFKPDPSAYQMSLDAFHLRKKEIAFAAFGGWDAVGAKAFGHPTYWVNRFNMPSEELGLFADFTSQNLSSLPSFLKST is encoded by the coding sequence CTGGAACTCAAGCCGTGGCCCGAAGTCGCCGCTATGGTCCGGACGCTTCGTGAGCGAGGTACTCGACTGGCCATTCTTTCCAACACGACCGCCGCAATGATGCACGCCTGCGTGAAAGCCTCCGGTCTGGAATCGGCGTTTGACTTTCAGCTCAGCACCGATCACGTGAAGGCGTTCAAGCCCGATCCTTCCGCTTACCAAATGAGCCTCGATGCATTTCATCTTCGGAAGAAAGAGATCGCGTTCGCGGCATTCGGCGGGTGGGATGCGGTGGGTGCGAAGGCTTTTGGCCACCCAACCTATTGGGTAAACAGGTTCAACATGCCATCCGAAGAACTCGGTCTATTTGCCGATTTCACTTCTCAGAATCTGTCCTCTTTGCCATCCTTCCTGAAATCTACATAA
- a CDS encoding 5'-3' exonuclease, giving the protein MEVYLVDGTYELFRHYYALPSAFDREGREVAAVRGVLASILKMIENGATHIAVATDHVIESFRNDMWPGYKTGAGIEPDLLSQFPLLEEALRSLGVVVWPMVEFEADDALAAGALKAAEDPVVTRVVICTPDKDLGQCVRGTRVVQLDRRKGLIRDEAGVVAKFGVLPESIPDFLALVGDPADGYPGLKGWGAKSTASVLSHYGKLEAIPNDLRTWTVHVANSGTLIRTFEEQRDLAFLFRDLATLRTDIPLFDSIEELRWRGPTAEFPALAARLDYSLRSSK; this is encoded by the coding sequence CTGGAAGTCTACCTTGTTGACGGTACGTACGAGCTGTTCCGGCACTACTATGCACTTCCTTCCGCATTCGATAGAGAAGGCCGGGAAGTCGCAGCCGTACGAGGTGTGCTCGCCTCAATTCTAAAGATGATCGAGAATGGAGCGACGCACATCGCTGTGGCAACAGACCACGTCATCGAGTCCTTTCGCAATGATATGTGGCCTGGATACAAGACCGGAGCAGGTATCGAACCTGATCTGCTTTCGCAGTTTCCTCTTTTGGAAGAAGCGCTGCGATCACTCGGAGTGGTGGTCTGGCCGATGGTGGAGTTCGAAGCCGATGATGCCCTTGCTGCCGGTGCTCTCAAAGCAGCCGAAGACCCTGTAGTGACCCGAGTCGTCATCTGCACCCCTGACAAGGATCTTGGTCAATGCGTGCGGGGAACGCGAGTCGTTCAACTGGACCGGCGGAAGGGATTGATACGCGACGAGGCAGGCGTTGTCGCAAAATTTGGAGTTCTTCCGGAATCCATCCCTGATTTTCTGGCTTTGGTCGGAGACCCGGCAGACGGCTATCCAGGCCTCAAGGGCTGGGGGGCGAAGTCGACTGCGTCCGTACTGTCACATTACGGAAAGCTTGAGGCAATCCCAAATGACCTGCGAACCTGGACAGTTCACGTAGCGAATTCCGGAACCCTGATTCGAACCTTCGAGGAGCAACGAGATTTGGCTTTCCTGTTCCGTGACCTGGCCACACTTAGAACAGATATTCCACTCTTCGACTCTATTGAGGAGCTCAGGTGGAGGGGACCGACGGCCGAGTTCCCTGCCCTTGCTGCAAGGCTCGACTACTCTCTCCGTTCCAGCAAATGA
- a CDS encoding M28 family peptidase → MTRSPIKLLSVACAAVLAFGTAAHAQDDGDKVDLATLNAIKTQAFQNSQVMENLYYLSEVYGPRVNNSRNHRAAADWAMKQMKAWGLQNVHLESWGPFGYGWQIKKFYGALENPAYAALIGFPLAWTPGTNGPVTADAVFAPLHTEADFAKYKGKLKGKVVLFFDPRTLEMHTDAEAHRLTDAEIDARAQTQDPSHTGFGGRAGVVAPRPGDITPSTFSTAAGSGMVLRNKINAFFKEEGVLVAVTPGYNGDGGTVFGSYGGSQNPNDPVGPPMVAITPEQYNRVVRLLDHGETPKLTFDIQVEYQMDDQNGFNVIGEIPGTTKPEEVVMVGGHFDSWQGGTGATDNGTGSSVAMEAMRILATTKKPMARTVRVALWGGEEEGLYGSLAYVQKHFAPRTTMVKTPEYDKLDVYFNDDSGSGRFRGVSALGNDQLAAIFRSWIAPIKDLQITTVTGVTAGPTLTPGGTDSTSFSWIGLNGVGFMQDPLEYGTRTHHSNMDLYDRVQKGDVMQGSMIEAWFAYNAATRPEMLPRIPTPAPDPKAKGF, encoded by the coding sequence GTGACTCGTTCGCCCATCAAGCTTTTGTCGGTCGCATGCGCGGCTGTATTGGCATTCGGAACAGCCGCACATGCGCAGGACGACGGCGACAAGGTCGATCTGGCTACCCTGAATGCCATTAAGACCCAGGCGTTCCAGAACTCGCAGGTGATGGAGAACCTCTACTACCTGAGTGAGGTCTATGGCCCTCGCGTGAACAACAGCCGCAACCACCGCGCCGCGGCCGACTGGGCGATGAAGCAAATGAAGGCATGGGGTCTACAGAACGTACACCTCGAGAGCTGGGGGCCCTTCGGCTATGGGTGGCAGATCAAGAAGTTCTACGGCGCCCTGGAGAATCCGGCATACGCTGCACTGATAGGCTTCCCGCTAGCGTGGACGCCCGGCACCAACGGCCCCGTCACCGCGGACGCTGTCTTCGCCCCGCTGCACACGGAGGCAGACTTCGCGAAGTACAAGGGCAAGCTGAAGGGCAAGGTGGTGCTCTTCTTCGATCCGCGAACGCTCGAGATGCATACGGATGCGGAAGCGCACCGGCTGACCGACGCGGAGATCGACGCACGCGCGCAGACGCAGGATCCTTCGCACACCGGCTTTGGCGGGCGTGCTGGAGTAGTGGCCCCGCGTCCCGGCGACATCACCCCTTCCACCTTCTCCACCGCCGCGGGCAGTGGCATGGTGCTGCGCAACAAGATCAACGCCTTCTTCAAGGAGGAGGGTGTGCTGGTGGCCGTAACGCCGGGCTACAACGGTGACGGCGGTACGGTCTTCGGCTCTTACGGTGGATCGCAGAATCCAAACGACCCGGTCGGGCCGCCCATGGTCGCGATCACGCCGGAGCAATACAACCGCGTGGTGCGCCTGCTCGACCACGGCGAAACGCCGAAGTTAACCTTCGACATCCAGGTGGAGTACCAGATGGACGACCAGAACGGCTTCAACGTCATCGGCGAGATCCCCGGCACCACGAAGCCGGAGGAAGTCGTGATGGTGGGCGGGCACTTCGATAGCTGGCAGGGCGGCACCGGTGCTACGGACAACGGCACCGGATCCTCGGTCGCGATGGAGGCCATGCGCATTCTCGCTACCACGAAGAAGCCCATGGCACGCACCGTCCGCGTGGCGCTGTGGGGCGGTGAGGAAGAAGGACTGTACGGCTCGCTGGCCTATGTGCAAAAGCACTTCGCGCCGCGCACCACCATGGTCAAGACGCCGGAGTACGACAAGCTGGACGTCTACTTCAACGACGACAGCGGGAGCGGCCGCTTCCGCGGAGTGTCAGCGCTGGGTAACGATCAGTTGGCGGCTATCTTCCGCTCATGGATCGCACCGATCAAGGACCTGCAGATCACAACGGTCACCGGCGTCACCGCAGGCCCAACGCTTACGCCCGGCGGTACTGACTCCACGTCGTTCTCGTGGATCGGCTTGAATGGCGTTGGTTTCATGCAAGACCCGCTGGAGTACGGTACCCGAACCCACCACAGCAACATGGACCTCTACGACCGTGTGCAGAAGGGTGACGTGATGCAGGGCAGCATGATCGAAGCCTGGTTTGCCTACAACGCAGCCACCCGCCCCGAGATGCTGCCACGCATCCCGACGCCCGCGCCCGATCCCAAGGCAAAGGGCTTCTAA
- a CDS encoding TonB-dependent receptor, translated as MSFLSRPTRFSLAATAVLIGSTIAGAQTFRGSLTGTILDASASAIPNATVQLTNPSTNEVLAGKTNGSGDFSFPELSVGTYKLLVVAPGFSAKSLDNIAIEVSKVNHQQISLSVGSESTVVNVEAAGVTVDTTTSSLVAVVDSKSVQEIPLNGRNFTQMIKLAPGVSPYSNTVNGSRTAGVNFQIDGADNNDPWSNAVASNQGGIAGIAGGLIPIEAIDQFSLQAAGEADTGRNGGANSNMVIKGGTNHFHGDVFYYDRNELFAWLSPSVAKGSRIPEIRNHQGGFTLGGPIFKDKTFFFLAGEVQIAQANNSLADTVLNDTWINAGKLMLANHGSAVNTVSTNMYALLFPAVSRATTGYLNQYQSNGVNTYNSYNGIIKLDHNFSDKYTISVRYLGTTGAQSADVGSHFADYFETAPMHIHNVSIVQTSTFSNKFLNQVTFAASSFLQVFNDRNQSFDVQGNGLPLGLTGQLAHGAPKFAIGSFDYTGATAPLGRQDVTGHVTDQMHYTLGHHDLKFGGEYRRANLNVAYFVNGRGTFTFDGTRGGWTNADCAAAGLDTGNASATGANCSTGKQVADFLIGQTSVTAGAQILRNNPQRVYIVNTFDAYAADNFEVNKRLTLNYGARWSYPGVVNDDRNSIYNFTPQRGYFKAPLYARNTGNVAPRVGFAFTPFRDSPATVVRGNFGWFFDQPTVGQFVYNSVGNGASAGIFGSPGDANAAINVSSSTYTLGTSSFPAGVSFGANGQPTTSLGILAINPNYRAAYMQNYNLNIEQQFAKNMLVTVAYVGSVGRRLAYVADLNQIPVTTTAAARVRPYASQYPYLTAINQVNSGATSNYNSLQFSLKQAQWHGVSATLYYTWSKSLDDSSSATTPMNTLNLRQDWGLSTFDVRNNVSGFASYALPHFTSRAPRLTQGYQVNALYSFAGGTPINILVGTNTSGSGEASRDRPNRNGGVIPYVSRVTTSTATSRSYSYLNKAAWSAPSSGTFGNERRDSVQGPGFGDVDLSFFKRTPITEHINTELRAEIFNIANQANFANPSGTLTSSAFGVLSATRNSSSAPGLGAGEPRNIQFAFKVSF; from the coding sequence ATGAGCTTTCTTTCGAGACCAACACGTTTTTCACTTGCCGCAACGGCGGTTCTGATCGGATCTACGATCGCTGGGGCTCAAACCTTCCGCGGATCGCTTACCGGAACAATTTTGGACGCTTCGGCCAGCGCGATCCCGAATGCAACAGTCCAGTTGACCAACCCATCCACGAACGAGGTATTAGCCGGCAAAACAAATGGCTCGGGTGACTTTAGCTTTCCCGAGCTATCCGTGGGCACGTACAAGCTTTTGGTCGTTGCGCCCGGTTTCTCCGCGAAGAGCCTCGACAACATTGCTATCGAAGTTTCCAAGGTGAACCATCAGCAGATTTCGCTCTCGGTTGGTTCCGAGTCGACCGTTGTGAACGTCGAGGCTGCTGGGGTCACAGTCGATACCACTACTAGCTCGCTGGTCGCCGTTGTCGACTCCAAGTCTGTGCAGGAAATCCCTCTGAACGGCCGTAACTTCACCCAGATGATCAAGCTAGCCCCTGGCGTTAGCCCCTACAGCAACACAGTGAACGGCTCGCGTACTGCCGGCGTGAACTTCCAAATCGACGGAGCGGACAACAATGACCCGTGGTCGAATGCAGTTGCTTCGAACCAGGGCGGTATCGCAGGGATAGCCGGAGGCCTTATCCCGATCGAGGCAATCGATCAGTTCTCCCTGCAAGCGGCAGGCGAGGCGGATACGGGCCGAAATGGCGGTGCGAACAGCAACATGGTCATCAAGGGCGGAACCAACCACTTCCACGGTGACGTCTTCTACTATGACCGTAACGAACTCTTCGCATGGCTCAGCCCGTCGGTAGCCAAGGGCAGCCGAATTCCAGAAATTCGTAACCACCAGGGTGGATTTACCTTGGGCGGGCCCATCTTCAAGGACAAGACGTTCTTCTTTCTCGCTGGCGAAGTGCAGATCGCCCAGGCAAACAACAGCCTTGCCGACACGGTTCTGAACGACACGTGGATCAACGCCGGAAAACTAATGCTGGCTAATCATGGCTCGGCAGTCAATACCGTTTCCACGAACATGTACGCCCTGCTGTTCCCGGCAGTCAGCCGCGCAACGACCGGTTACCTGAACCAGTACCAGTCCAACGGCGTCAATACCTACAACAGTTATAACGGCATCATTAAGCTGGATCACAATTTCAGCGATAAGTACACGATCTCGGTGCGCTATCTCGGTACAACAGGGGCTCAATCGGCAGATGTGGGTTCGCACTTCGCGGACTACTTTGAAACCGCGCCGATGCACATTCACAATGTCTCAATCGTCCAGACCAGCACCTTCAGCAACAAATTCTTGAATCAGGTCACCTTTGCCGCCTCGTCCTTCCTGCAGGTCTTCAACGACCGGAACCAGAGCTTCGACGTGCAGGGCAACGGCCTGCCGCTTGGCCTGACGGGCCAGTTGGCGCACGGCGCACCGAAGTTCGCGATCGGTTCGTTTGATTACACAGGCGCAACCGCCCCACTGGGTCGTCAGGATGTTACCGGTCACGTGACCGACCAGATGCACTACACGCTGGGCCACCATGACCTCAAGTTTGGTGGCGAGTATCGTCGTGCGAACCTCAACGTGGCTTACTTCGTCAATGGCCGTGGGACGTTCACGTTTGATGGTACCCGCGGGGGCTGGACCAACGCGGACTGCGCGGCGGCGGGTCTCGACACCGGCAACGCCTCTGCTACAGGAGCGAACTGCTCCACTGGCAAGCAGGTTGCTGACTTCCTGATTGGGCAGACGAGCGTAACGGCCGGCGCACAGATTCTGCGTAATAATCCGCAGCGCGTGTATATCGTCAACACGTTCGATGCCTATGCCGCAGACAACTTCGAGGTCAACAAGCGCCTGACATTGAACTATGGCGCGCGTTGGAGTTACCCCGGTGTGGTGAATGACGATCGTAACTCGATCTACAACTTCACCCCACAGCGCGGCTATTTCAAGGCTCCGCTGTACGCGAGGAACACGGGCAACGTCGCACCGCGTGTGGGCTTCGCCTTCACGCCGTTCCGGGATTCCCCTGCAACGGTCGTCCGCGGTAACTTCGGGTGGTTCTTCGATCAGCCGACGGTGGGCCAGTTCGTTTATAACAGTGTCGGAAATGGCGCAAGTGCCGGTATTTTCGGCTCTCCTGGAGACGCCAATGCAGCCATCAACGTATCCAGCAGCACGTACACCCTTGGCACCTCGTCCTTCCCGGCCGGCGTGAGCTTCGGTGCGAACGGTCAACCCACTACATCCCTCGGGATCCTTGCCATCAATCCCAACTACCGCGCTGCCTACATGCAGAACTACAACCTGAACATCGAGCAGCAGTTCGCGAAGAACATGCTCGTGACCGTTGCCTACGTCGGCAGTGTCGGACGCCGTCTGGCGTATGTTGCGGATCTCAACCAGATCCCCGTGACAACAACCGCAGCAGCCCGGGTTCGTCCTTATGCATCACAGTATCCTTACCTGACCGCCATCAACCAGGTGAACAGTGGCGCAACATCAAATTACAACTCCCTGCAGTTCTCGCTGAAGCAGGCTCAGTGGCATGGTGTCTCGGCTACGCTGTACTACACATGGTCGAAGTCTCTGGATGATTCCTCGAGTGCCACCACTCCCATGAACACCCTGAACCTTCGCCAGGACTGGGGTCTGTCGACCTTTGACGTTCGCAACAATGTGTCTGGCTTCGCCAGCTACGCTCTTCCGCACTTTACCAGCCGCGCTCCTCGTCTCACGCAGGGCTACCAGGTGAACGCTCTCTACTCGTTCGCAGGTGGGACGCCAATCAACATCCTCGTCGGAACCAACACCAGTGGATCGGGTGAGGCAAGCCGTGATCGTCCGAACCGCAACGGCGGCGTGATTCCATATGTATCTCGCGTCACCACGTCGACCGCCACCTCGCGTTCGTACTCGTACCTGAACAAGGCGGCATGGTCCGCGCCGTCCAGCGGCACCTTCGGGAACGAGCGACGCGATAGCGTCCAGGGACCAGGCTTCGGTGACGTCGACCTGTCGTTCTTCAAACGCACACCGATTACGGAGCATATCAACACAGAACTTCGTGCTGAGATCTTCAACATCGCAAACCAGGCGAACTTTGCCAACCCCAGCGGCACGCTGACGTCTTCGGCCTTCGGTGTCTTGTCCGCAACACGTAACTCCTCCTCTGCCCCCGGTCTGGGAGCGGGCGAGCCGCGCAACATTCAGTTCGCTTTCAAGGTCAGCTTCTAA